The genomic interval TGGCAGGTTTATGAAGTCCTCAACATCAAATTCGGGATACATTTCCTTTGACATGTGCATTGCATCCTCTGTTCCAATTCTGAATGAAATAACAGTTCCAGCGTTACCAAGAACTGCACTTTTAATATCATCATCTAATTGATTCATGTATTGATGAGCTAATGTCATACCTACTTTGAATTTACGTAATTCGGAAAACATATTAACTAAAGACAAGGTGGTGAAGTTGTGAAACTCATCCATATAAACCATGAATGGAACACGGTTTTCTTCTGGAGTATCTACACGACTGAAAGAAGCCGAGGCAATAGAAGTGATAAAAAGAGCACCTAGAATATGAGATACATCAGCTCCTACATGTCCTTTAGAAAGATTGACCAAGACGATTTTCTTTTCATCCATTGCTTTACGTAAAGACACTTCTTCTGTGTTTTCAATCAATACTCTTCTAATTGCAGGATGCACCAGCATTCCACCAATCTTGTTCATTACTGGTAATAAATCATATTTCATATATTCCGGGAATTCTCGTTTCCAGAATTTCTTTACGCTTTCGCTCTTAACATAGCGAAGTGCTTCTCTTCTAAAGTCTTTATTTAATAGTATCTCAACAATATCTGCAATAGTTGCTTCCGGTTGGTCAAGCAATGTAAGAATTGCATGTCTTAATATATGTTCTAATTTAACTCCCCAAGCACTGTCCCAAAGCTTTGAGAATACATCCAAGATACCGGATGCCACTAAAGAACGTTTTTCTAAGCTTACTCTCTTGAATGGATTATATCTCAAATTCAATTTTGGATCAGTAATATTGAAATAAATTAAATCTTTCTTACGCTCTTCTGGAATTGTTTTCGCAATTTTTTCTACAAGATCACCGTGAGGATCTAACAAACAACATCCTCGTCCGGCTTGAATGTCTTGCATAATCATTGTTTCCAGACAAGTAGATTTTCCGGTACCAGTTTTACCGATAATATATGTGTGCATTAATCTATCCGCTTGCTTGATACCAAAAAGTCTTTGGTCGCTTCGCCATCCGACTTTTGCAAAATATGTTATGTCCTTGTTCAAAATTTCTTGCATTCAAAAATCATAATTGATGCAGTACTACTATTTAAAGACGGTATTATTTGCCACCATGTCAAATTGTACCGTCTACGATAAGTTCGATAAAAGTCCAGACTGGAGTTATGATTAATGAAAATAACAAAGCAGAAATAAGTCAATTTATTAGAAACATGTGTCAAGGAGCAACCGAAGAAGAATTACAAGAAGCTGAGCAGAATTTTATGGATTATCTGATGGTCGTAA from Saprospiraceae bacterium carries:
- a CDS encoding type IV secretion system DNA-binding domain-containing protein encodes the protein MQEILNKDITYFAKVGWRSDQRLFGIKQADRLMHTYIIGKTGTGKSTCLETMIMQDIQAGRGCCLLDPHGDLVEKIAKTIPEERKKDLIYFNITDPKLNLRYNPFKRVSLEKRSLVASGILDVFSKLWDSAWGVKLEHILRHAILTLLDQPEATIADIVEILLNKDFRREALRYVKSESVKKFWKREFPEYMKYDLLPVMNKIGGMLVHPAIRRVLIENTEEVSLRKAMDEKKIVLVNLSKGHVGADVSHILGALFITSIASASFSRVDTPEENRVPFMVYMDEFHNFTTLSLVNMFSELRKFKVGMTLAHQYMNQLDDDIKSAVLGNAGTVISFRIGTEDAMHMSKEMYPEFDVEDFINLPNYKIYLKLMIDGKPSRPFSGITIASL